A DNA window from Providencia huaxiensis contains the following coding sequences:
- the manA gene encoding mannose-6-phosphate isomerase: protein MLKMINKVQNYDWGSKTALTKLYGISNPDNLPMAELWMGAHPKASSEVLDTEKNQSIPLNVLIDSDPEAYLGQHVAQTYHRLPYLFKVLCAAQPLSVQVHPNKTYAEVGFAKENSAGIPLDSPIRNYKDDNHKPELIFALTPFKAMNAFRPLNEIAQLLDFVSAAHPDIQLFVQDPTEEKLSRLFAQILNLMGEQKDLALGVLKAALNSRQGEPWNSIKQMVSLYPEDNGLFTPLLLNIVELEPGEAMFLYARTPHAYLEGVGLEVMANSDNVLRAGLTNKHIDIPELIANIDFKPTFAKDLLNTPEKSGNIWKYNIPVEDFAFNIYSISHSEVVLSNNSASILFCIEGQLVLHSSNDEICVNSGESVFLPAYEKSITINGSGKLARVFNK from the coding sequence AAACTATGACTGGGGCAGTAAAACGGCCCTGACTAAGTTATATGGGATTTCAAACCCCGATAACTTACCAATGGCTGAACTTTGGATGGGGGCTCATCCAAAAGCAAGCTCCGAAGTTCTCGATACGGAAAAAAATCAAAGTATTCCACTTAATGTCTTAATTGATAGCGATCCTGAAGCTTATTTAGGTCAACATGTTGCACAGACGTATCATCGTTTACCTTATTTATTTAAGGTGTTATGTGCTGCTCAACCGTTGTCTGTTCAGGTGCATCCAAACAAAACTTATGCTGAAGTTGGTTTCGCCAAAGAAAATTCAGCAGGGATCCCTTTAGATTCCCCAATACGTAATTATAAAGATGATAACCACAAACCTGAACTGATCTTCGCATTAACACCTTTTAAAGCGATGAATGCCTTTCGCCCACTAAATGAAATCGCTCAGCTTCTGGATTTTGTTTCTGCTGCCCATCCTGATATTCAGTTATTTGTTCAGGACCCCACTGAAGAAAAATTATCACGTTTATTTGCACAAATTCTTAACCTAATGGGTGAACAAAAAGATTTAGCACTTGGTGTATTAAAAGCAGCATTGAACAGCCGACAAGGTGAACCATGGAACTCAATAAAGCAAATGGTTAGTCTGTATCCTGAAGATAATGGGTTATTTACCCCTCTTCTTCTTAACATCGTTGAATTAGAACCTGGTGAAGCGATGTTTTTATATGCCAGAACGCCACATGCTTATCTAGAAGGTGTCGGGTTAGAGGTTATGGCAAATTCAGATAATGTACTGCGTGCAGGGTTAACAAATAAGCATATAGATATTCCAGAGTTGATTGCGAATATTGACTTTAAGCCTACGTTTGCAAAGGATTTATTGAACACCCCCGAAAAATCTGGAAATATCTGGAAATATAATATTCCAGTAGAAGATTTTGCATTTAATATATATTCTATAAGCCACTCGGAAGTTGTGCTATCTAATAATAGTGCCTCAATTTTGTTCTGCATTGAAGGCCAGTTAGTTCTGCATTCAAGTAATGATGAAATATGCGTTAATTCAGGTGAGTCTGTATTCTTACCTGCTTATGAGAAAAGCATAACCATTAATGGCAGTGGTAAACTAGCCCGAGTATTTAACAAATAG